The following are encoded in a window of Candidatus Methylacidithermus pantelleriae genomic DNA:
- a CDS encoding TonB-dependent receptor family protein, with amino-acid sequence MNEVSYPPTPLLTLVSLLLLPLAPRPSPAQTSLPEVVVTAPTTPSATAPSAAKQAKKELEQVPGGTNFITPEEFQTGKLSSILDVLDFQPGVAAFPQQGGAGYGLWSIRGSGLARPEPHIVEGLAILVDGLPINRADGAVHDPSVLDPGYAQYIQIWRGANALEYGSAYLGGAINLVSQNGTSFPGAMARLEGGSFGYILGQTAFGLRDGPVDQYLYLSEHYREGFQAHSAEQLFRIQEVLGCQPDPTLQSRWYFTYVNARVQLPGPLTLAQIEQDPSAANPEYAEGSFRIYYDYYRLANRTTVALSPDQTLETGLWWGHKWLWHPLEGIFLHGSDNDLGMLVNYRNRSDFAGHSHEWLVGLLPQGLYYGETDYNMAGPFPTQLASHSQAVATNLALYGQDRFWIFPELALVSGIQLDWAYRSNEATDFLGKTTSSTAKDYYGVNPKIGLLYTFSSEKSLFVNFSRSFQPPTLFDLVPASELLPPQSALFPLSAQRATTVEVGTRGQIKWAYWDFALYQSWVEDELLQSFLPEHPGFPLPLNVSPTIHRGVESLLDLLLWGDSRRQNHQPFALVSGFHLRQLLNWSDFRFAHDPLYGKNHLPVFPSWYYRAELLYETQRGFFIGPNLQAVFGHYPVDLANTLFAPPYATLGLTLGYATQRGFSFFFEGKNLTNEHYVSSVLPTVNAAGLDAPLFQPGDGWGLFGGIRWQW; translated from the coding sequence GTGAATGAGGTTTCTTACCCTCCCACACCCCTTCTTACCCTCGTAAGCTTGCTTCTCCTTCCTCTTGCCCCCCGACCCTCCCCAGCTCAAACCTCTCTCCCAGAAGTCGTGGTTACCGCGCCCACAACCCCATCCGCCACCGCGCCATCTGCCGCCAAACAAGCCAAAAAGGAACTGGAGCAAGTGCCCGGAGGAACCAATTTCATCACCCCCGAGGAATTCCAAACCGGAAAACTTTCAAGCATTCTGGATGTGCTTGACTTCCAACCGGGAGTTGCAGCCTTTCCCCAACAAGGCGGGGCAGGTTACGGCCTTTGGTCCATTCGCGGATCCGGCCTCGCCAGACCGGAACCCCACATCGTCGAGGGCCTGGCCATTCTCGTGGACGGGCTCCCCATCAACCGGGCCGACGGCGCGGTCCACGATCCTTCCGTTCTTGACCCGGGTTACGCTCAATACATCCAAATCTGGCGAGGCGCCAACGCGCTCGAATACGGTTCGGCCTACCTCGGAGGAGCCATCAATCTGGTCTCCCAAAACGGCACTTCTTTTCCTGGTGCGATGGCAAGACTCGAGGGAGGGAGTTTTGGTTACATCCTAGGACAAACGGCCTTCGGCCTGCGCGACGGACCCGTCGACCAATATCTTTACCTAAGCGAACACTATCGAGAAGGTTTCCAAGCTCACTCGGCCGAACAGCTTTTTCGCATCCAGGAAGTCCTAGGTTGCCAGCCGGATCCAACCCTTCAGAGTCGTTGGTACTTCACCTACGTAAACGCGCGCGTTCAGCTTCCCGGCCCCCTCACGCTGGCCCAAATCGAGCAAGATCCCTCCGCAGCCAATCCAGAGTATGCGGAAGGAAGTTTTCGGATCTACTACGACTACTACCGCCTGGCCAACCGGACGACCGTCGCTCTTTCCCCAGACCAAACCCTAGAAACCGGGCTATGGTGGGGTCACAAATGGCTCTGGCATCCCCTGGAAGGAATCTTTCTCCACGGCTCCGACAATGACTTGGGAATGCTCGTCAACTACCGTAACCGCTCCGACTTTGCCGGCCATTCCCATGAGTGGTTAGTGGGACTCCTCCCCCAAGGCCTCTACTATGGGGAAACGGATTACAACATGGCCGGGCCCTTTCCCACACAACTGGCCTCCCACTCACAGGCAGTCGCCACTAACTTGGCCCTTTACGGTCAGGACCGGTTCTGGATTTTCCCCGAGCTTGCCTTGGTAAGCGGGATCCAATTGGATTGGGCCTACCGCTCGAACGAAGCAACCGATTTCCTCGGGAAAACGACTTCCTCGACCGCCAAGGACTATTACGGGGTCAATCCCAAGATTGGCCTTCTTTACACTTTTTCTTCGGAAAAGTCCTTGTTTGTTAACTTTTCCCGGAGTTTTCAACCCCCAACTCTCTTCGACCTTGTCCCCGCTTCAGAGCTTTTGCCGCCCCAATCCGCCCTTTTTCCCCTCTCTGCCCAGCGGGCTACCACCGTGGAGGTGGGCACGCGGGGTCAAATAAAATGGGCTTACTGGGATTTCGCTTTGTACCAGAGCTGGGTCGAAGACGAGCTCCTTCAATCGTTTTTGCCCGAGCATCCGGGCTTTCCTCTCCCACTTAACGTGAGCCCTACCATTCACCGGGGCGTAGAGTCTCTCCTTGACCTTCTTTTATGGGGTGATTCCCGCCGGCAAAACCACCAACCCTTCGCCCTGGTGAGTGGCTTCCACCTTCGCCAGCTCCTTAACTGGTCTGACTTCCGGTTTGCCCATGATCCTCTCTATGGGAAAAACCATTTACCGGTCTTTCCGTCCTGGTACTACCGGGCGGAGCTTCTTTACGAAACGCAGAGAGGATTTTTTATCGGTCCCAACCTTCAGGCTGTCTTTGGACACTATCCCGTTGACCTCGCCAATACCCTCTTTGCCCCGCCCTACGCAACCCTCGGATTGACACTCGGTTACGCTACCCAGCGAGGATTTTCCTTTTTCTTCGAAGGCAAAAACCTGACCAACGAACACTATGTCTCGAGCGTCCTTCCGACCGTGAACGCCGCCGGACTCGACGCGCCACTTTTCCAACCGGGAGACGGCTGGGGGCTATTCGGGGGAATCCGGTGGCAATGGTGA
- the rpmJ gene encoding 50S ribosomal protein L36, translating into MKVRASVRRRTLDCQVVRRKGRIYIINKKNPRLKQRQG; encoded by the coding sequence GTGAAAGTACGAGCGTCCGTTCGGAGGCGTACGTTGGACTGTCAGGTGGTGCGCCGTAAGGGGAGGATTTACATTATTAACAAGAAAAATCCTAGGCTCAAACAAAGGCAGGGGTAA
- the argS gene encoding arginine--tRNA ligase: MSTFLGPRSSVRMYVESALQELGWSLPSHATLLVKPCSHPRFGDFQTNAAFLLAGELRQSPVSVAETIARTIGSTELFEEPTVTGGGFINFRLRKAWCQSWLTRIQGDPRLGIGWVERPETVVIDFSSPNIAKEMHVGHLRSTILGDCLARLRRFLGHRVITDNHLGDWGTQFGMVILGFKKAGDWNALRERPLEHLEQLYRKIYEATRTDPAVWEEAKGELRRLQTGDPENVRLWEEFCRYSLQELSRLYERLGVVFDYQMGESAYRHMLPEVVSLLVEKGLARRSQGALCVFFDEDPELKEHPFVIQKSDGAYLYSTTDIATLLYRVEKWQAQRILYVTDARQKLHFRQLFAVARALKLPVQLEHITFGTILGEDRRPLRTREGPSLKLRELLDEAEARALQLVSEKRPDLPLEKRKEIAQTVGIGALKYADLSQNRELDYIFRWEKLLALDGNTAPYLLNAYVRICSILAKSGTVSESPIELPQPEEWELAKALLGLGETMRASMEESRPHFLCNHLYELARAFHRFYESCPVLQADTETRRLSRLGLCRIAAQSLKIGLECLGIKPLEEM, translated from the coding sequence ATGAGCACCTTTCTCGGCCCCCGAAGCTCGGTTCGGATGTACGTGGAATCGGCCCTGCAAGAGCTGGGGTGGAGCCTGCCATCCCACGCAACCCTCCTCGTAAAACCCTGCTCCCACCCCCGTTTTGGGGATTTCCAAACCAATGCTGCCTTCCTTTTGGCTGGCGAACTCCGGCAGTCCCCGGTTTCCGTTGCCGAGACCATCGCGCGCACCATTGGATCCACCGAGCTCTTCGAGGAACCAACCGTTACCGGCGGGGGGTTTATTAACTTCCGCTTGCGAAAAGCATGGTGCCAAAGTTGGCTTACCCGCATCCAAGGAGATCCTCGCTTGGGGATCGGTTGGGTCGAAAGGCCGGAAACGGTCGTAATCGATTTTTCCAGTCCCAACATCGCCAAGGAGATGCACGTGGGCCACCTGCGGAGCACCATCCTGGGCGACTGCCTGGCACGGCTTCGCCGCTTCTTGGGTCACCGTGTTATCACGGACAATCACTTGGGCGATTGGGGAACCCAATTCGGAATGGTGATTCTTGGCTTTAAGAAGGCCGGAGACTGGAACGCGCTGCGAGAGCGCCCGCTGGAACACCTTGAGCAATTGTACCGGAAAATCTACGAGGCGACCCGAACCGATCCCGCGGTATGGGAGGAAGCCAAGGGAGAGTTACGCAGGCTTCAAACGGGAGACCCAGAAAACGTTCGATTGTGGGAAGAATTTTGCCGCTACTCTCTCCAGGAGCTTTCTCGGTTGTATGAACGGCTTGGAGTCGTCTTTGACTACCAGATGGGAGAAAGTGCCTACCGGCACATGCTTCCTGAAGTGGTCTCCCTTCTCGTAGAAAAGGGACTTGCCCGCCGGAGCCAAGGAGCTCTCTGTGTCTTTTTTGACGAGGACCCCGAACTAAAAGAGCACCCCTTTGTCATCCAGAAATCCGACGGTGCGTACCTTTATTCCACCACCGACATCGCCACGCTGCTCTACCGGGTGGAAAAATGGCAAGCGCAACGGATTCTCTACGTGACCGACGCTCGCCAGAAACTTCACTTCCGACAGCTCTTCGCGGTGGCTCGGGCTTTGAAGCTCCCTGTGCAGCTGGAACATATCACCTTCGGTACCATTCTGGGAGAAGATCGTAGGCCGTTACGGACCCGAGAAGGACCATCATTAAAGTTGCGGGAACTTCTCGACGAAGCCGAGGCACGAGCCTTGCAACTGGTTTCCGAAAAACGCCCGGATCTACCGCTAGAAAAACGCAAGGAAATTGCTCAGACAGTGGGAATTGGAGCTCTTAAGTATGCCGATCTTTCCCAGAACCGGGAACTTGATTACATATTCCGGTGGGAAAAACTGTTAGCCTTGGACGGCAATACCGCCCCCTATCTCCTCAACGCCTACGTTCGGATTTGCTCGATCCTGGCCAAATCTGGCACGGTCTCGGAAAGCCCCATTGAGCTACCGCAACCCGAGGAATGGGAACTGGCCAAAGCGCTTCTTGGCCTGGGAGAAACCATGCGGGCCTCCATGGAAGAAAGCCGCCCCCATTTCTTGTGCAATCATCTCTACGAGCTAGCACGAGCCTTTCACCGGTTTTATGAGTCCTGCCCTGTGCTCCAAGCCGATACGGAAACCCGGCGTCTGTCGCGCTTGGGGTTGTGCCGGATCGCTGCCCAAAGCCTAAAGATCGGACTTGAGTGCCTGGGAATCAAACCCCTGGAAGAGATGTAG
- a CDS encoding DNA-directed RNA polymerase subunit alpha, giving the protein MAVRLGRFEMPNRLTKDEAVSNRTYGRFIAEPFEAGYGHTIGNSLRRVLLSSLEGAAISSIKIEGALHEFASLEGVVEDVTDIILNVKRVLFKLPSREPRTFTLDVVKEGVVVAGDIQVDPGVEIVNPEQPICTLTKKQRFRAELEVRLGRGFVPAEYNKKPDQSIGVIPIDCLFSPVRRVKYEVENTRVGQRTDYDRLILEIWTDGRITPDDALAQAGAILQHHLSVFVNYAREPIEFEKPQPPMKEEDNRLRKLLNMSVNEIELSVRAANCLNNANITTVGQLAMKTEAEMLKYRNFGKKSLNEIKEKLAQLGLSLGMKFDPSLLEPAPAASQAAPKS; this is encoded by the coding sequence ATGGCGGTCCGACTAGGTCGTTTTGAGATGCCCAACCGCCTGACCAAGGACGAGGCGGTTTCGAATCGTACGTATGGTCGTTTCATTGCCGAGCCCTTCGAGGCAGGTTACGGGCATACGATTGGTAACTCGCTGCGAAGGGTGCTCCTTTCTTCCCTTGAGGGAGCGGCTATTAGCTCGATAAAGATTGAGGGGGCCCTTCATGAGTTTGCGAGTTTGGAAGGGGTGGTGGAGGATGTCACCGACATCATCCTAAATGTAAAACGTGTGTTGTTTAAGCTGCCCAGCCGGGAACCCCGTACCTTTACCTTAGACGTAGTCAAGGAAGGGGTGGTGGTGGCAGGGGATATCCAGGTGGATCCCGGGGTGGAGATCGTCAACCCTGAGCAGCCGATTTGCACGCTGACGAAGAAACAACGCTTTAGGGCCGAGCTAGAAGTTCGGCTGGGTCGGGGGTTTGTGCCGGCGGAGTACAATAAGAAACCCGACCAGTCCATCGGAGTCATTCCCATTGACTGCCTGTTTTCACCAGTCCGGCGGGTGAAGTATGAGGTGGAGAACACTCGGGTGGGCCAACGGACCGATTATGATCGTCTCATTTTGGAAATTTGGACCGACGGGAGAATTACGCCGGACGATGCTCTGGCGCAAGCGGGGGCAATTCTCCAGCACCATCTGAGCGTCTTTGTCAATTATGCGCGGGAACCGATCGAATTTGAAAAGCCGCAGCCACCGATGAAGGAGGAAGACAATCGCCTGCGGAAGCTCTTAAATATGAGTGTGAACGAAATTGAGCTTTCGGTTCGTGCGGCTAACTGCCTCAACAATGCGAACATTACGACTGTGGGTCAATTAGCGATGAAGACCGAGGCAGAAATGCTCAAGTATCGCAATTTCGGCAAAAAGTCTCTCAATGAAATCAAGGAAAAGCTGGCGCAACTGGGCCTTTCTTTGGGCATGAAGTTTGATCCCAGCCTGTTGGAGCCTGCGCCTGCTGCCTCCCAGGCGGCTCCAAAATCGTGA
- the rplQ gene encoding 50S ribosomal protein L17 produces the protein MRHRKKTVKLGRKAESRKALLASLAVELVQHGRIITTLAKAKALRPFAEKLVTLAKKGTLHHRRLAVARIRDKQAVRKLFGEIAPRLSDRPGGYTRITKLWARRSDAARLALIEWVGTAPSSSEAGGTKESPAGVGG, from the coding sequence ATGCGGCATCGAAAAAAAACGGTCAAACTGGGGAGGAAAGCGGAGAGCCGAAAGGCTCTTCTGGCAAGCTTGGCTGTGGAACTAGTCCAGCATGGTCGGATCATAACCACACTGGCCAAAGCCAAAGCTCTGCGCCCGTTTGCCGAGAAATTAGTCACACTGGCCAAAAAGGGGACCTTGCATCACCGGCGGCTTGCCGTTGCTCGAATCCGGGATAAGCAAGCGGTGCGAAAACTTTTTGGGGAAATTGCCCCGCGATTGAGCGACCGGCCAGGGGGGTATACCCGGATTACGAAGCTTTGGGCTCGAAGATCGGATGCCGCTCGGCTAGCGCTCATTGAGTGGGTGGGGACGGCTCCTAGCTCCTCCGAAGCAGGGGGCACAAAAGAAAGCCCTGCCGGTGTAGGTGGGTAG
- the map gene encoding type I methionyl aminopeptidase has protein sequence MRILIKSSRQVNAMRRSCRLVAWILQKLAERVEPGLSTREIDRYAAELIRRVGAQSAFLGYRGFPGHICISVNEEVVHGIGGDRRIQYGDLVKLDVGIVKEGWVGDTATTVVVGVTDPESARLVEVTREALAAGIEQAWPGKQVGDISSAIEKVVTQHGFSVVREFVGHGVGRHLHEEPQIPNFGKPGTGPRLRPGMTLAIEPMVNAGLPGVEVLRDGWTVVTLDRRRSAHFEHTVLVTEEGPEILTVLAEPDLVGKQGAGN, from the coding sequence GTGAGGATCCTCATTAAGAGTTCGCGGCAGGTGAATGCCATGCGCCGCAGTTGCCGGCTGGTGGCTTGGATCCTCCAGAAACTTGCGGAACGAGTGGAGCCAGGACTTTCCACTCGGGAAATCGACCGGTATGCGGCGGAGCTCATTCGGAGGGTGGGCGCGCAGAGCGCCTTTTTGGGCTATCGGGGTTTCCCGGGACATATTTGCATTTCCGTCAACGAGGAGGTGGTGCATGGGATTGGAGGGGATCGGAGGATCCAATACGGGGATCTCGTTAAGCTGGACGTCGGTATTGTGAAAGAGGGCTGGGTGGGTGACACGGCAACCACGGTTGTGGTGGGGGTGACGGATCCTGAAAGCGCGCGTCTTGTGGAAGTAACGCGGGAAGCATTGGCTGCCGGTATTGAGCAAGCATGGCCAGGGAAACAGGTGGGAGATATCTCCAGCGCCATTGAAAAGGTGGTCACTCAACACGGCTTTTCGGTCGTTCGCGAGTTTGTAGGGCATGGGGTGGGGCGCCATCTTCACGAAGAGCCCCAGATTCCTAACTTTGGCAAGCCGGGAACCGGTCCTCGGCTGCGGCCGGGAATGACCCTGGCGATCGAGCCGATGGTTAATGCGGGGCTTCCCGGGGTGGAAGTGTTAAGGGATGGTTGGACCGTGGTGACTCTGGATCGAAGGCGGTCGGCTCATTTTGAACATACCGTGCTGGTGACGGAAGAGGGGCCAGAGATTTTGACCGTGCTCGCAGAGCCGGATCTTGTTGGGAAGCAGGGTGCTGGGAACTAG
- the rpsM gene encoding 30S ribosomal protein S13, translating to MPRILGVEIPGDKKVEISLRYLYGIGPTRAKILCEQAEIDPNLRAKDLTDSQLTRIVRAIQENGWVIEGDLRREVQQNIKRLQAIKCYRGIRHIRGLPVRGQRTSTNARTRKGPRKTVGVVRSKDAKRAKV from the coding sequence ATGCCTCGTATTTTGGGTGTTGAGATCCCTGGGGACAAAAAGGTGGAAATCTCCTTGCGTTATCTTTATGGAATCGGGCCAACTCGGGCCAAGATCCTTTGTGAACAGGCGGAGATTGACCCCAATCTTCGAGCGAAGGATTTGACCGATAGCCAACTCACGCGCATAGTGCGGGCCATCCAGGAAAACGGTTGGGTGATCGAGGGGGATCTGCGCCGGGAAGTGCAGCAGAATATTAAACGGCTCCAGGCGATTAAATGTTATCGGGGCATTCGTCATATTCGTGGATTGCCGGTTCGTGGTCAGAGAACGTCGACCAATGCGCGGACACGAAAAGGACCACGCAAGACGGTCGGCGTGGTCCGCAGCAAGGACGCCAAGCGGGCGAAGGTTTAG
- the rpsK gene encoding 30S ribosomal protein S11, which translates to MTAKEDKVPATAVREGEVGEPGVPVPEAKKPAKKRSVKGAPEGEGGDVAAQEKPKPARVKGSKNIHSGIVHILATFNNTLVTITDLNGNVIGWSSAGRVGYRGSKKSTAYVAQLVAQDACRQAMAHGLKEVVVKVKGPGTGRESAIRAVQAAGLEVTSILDVTPIPHNGCRPKKPRRV; encoded by the coding sequence ATGACGGCAAAAGAAGACAAAGTTCCAGCTACTGCTGTACGCGAGGGTGAGGTAGGGGAACCCGGGGTGCCCGTTCCGGAGGCGAAAAAGCCGGCGAAAAAACGCTCGGTGAAGGGGGCACCCGAAGGAGAAGGTGGGGACGTAGCCGCACAGGAAAAACCCAAACCGGCGCGGGTCAAGGGTTCCAAAAACATTCATTCGGGGATCGTGCACATTTTAGCGACTTTTAATAACACTCTGGTGACCATCACGGACCTGAATGGGAATGTGATTGGTTGGTCGAGCGCGGGTCGTGTTGGATATCGAGGTTCCAAGAAATCAACGGCGTATGTGGCTCAGCTGGTTGCTCAGGATGCTTGCCGGCAGGCTATGGCTCATGGGCTAAAGGAAGTGGTGGTCAAGGTTAAAGGGCCTGGGACGGGAAGGGAATCAGCGATTCGGGCGGTTCAGGCCGCAGGTCTGGAGGTGACGTCGATTTTGGATGTAACGCCGATCCCGCATAATGGATGCCGGCCGAAGAAGCCCCGGCGTGTGTAG
- the rpsT gene encoding 30S ribosomal protein S20 codes for MPNTRSSAKQARKSRKRYARNRAAKDELRKVVRVLKEAIGAKDQEKARAVWPEFVSVVDRLVKRGHLHRNAAARRKSRMARVLQGLGAVL; via the coding sequence GTGCCTAACACTCGTTCGAGTGCAAAACAAGCTCGGAAAAGCCGAAAACGATACGCACGCAACCGGGCTGCTAAAGATGAGCTGCGTAAGGTTGTGCGGGTGCTAAAGGAGGCCATTGGAGCCAAGGATCAGGAAAAGGCTCGGGCGGTGTGGCCAGAGTTTGTTTCCGTAGTGGATCGCTTGGTCAAGCGGGGTCATCTTCATCGCAATGCGGCGGCTCGGCGGAAGAGCCGCATGGCGAGAGTTCTGCAAGGGCTTGGGGCGGTCTTGTGA
- the ppk1 gene encoding polyphosphate kinase 1, protein MENREPRITVRFKENMVSQSFANPAYYINRELSWLEFNARVLEEAADPTQPLLERLRFLCIFGTNLDEFFEIRVAGIKQQIENGNEDESLDGLTPSQVFERIHEKVRKLVDEAHRIWLEEIEPQLKKEGICISRVDELSKEEKLWAGRYFEEEVFPVLTPLAIDPSHPFPQLLNKSTNLIVSLRRPSIPHRASYAIVQMPRMLPRLVAILRSESEPYRFIFLQDLIAHFLGSLFPGDEVTRVDGFRITRNSDLYIDDEEAENLLRTVEEELRKRNRGNAVRLEIQADCPVSIENILLEALRLAPVDVYRLKGPLNFLHLEPLVHHEAFSHLRDRPWNPVVPKAVASATDLFELLRKKDLLLHHPYESFRVIVDFLWKAAEDPLVLGIKMTLYRTSGDSPLVQALIRAAELGKQVTALVEIKARFDEANNIQWARRMEEAGIHVVYGLLGLKTHCKMLQIIRKDPDRIRLYVHLGTGNYHPSTARIYEDISLLTTREDLTSEVARLFNTLTGLTRFHGIEKLLVAPFNMATRFRELIAQEAEWARQGKPARIIAKMNSLCDETLIVQLYEASCAGVKIDLIVRGICCLRPGIPHVSENIRVVSIVGRFLEHSRIFYFLHGGNPLVYAGSADWMPRNLYRRVEVVFPIEEPELKTRIEEEILASYLKDCGKARELRPDGSYQRLHPPPGEKPFQAQLYFRQLAREEQALIQKQENPDLSMVPLRKSPLAQPLLSQVSEISSSPSPLETPPQSF, encoded by the coding sequence TTGGAAAACCGGGAACCAAGGATTACAGTACGATTTAAGGAAAATATGGTCAGTCAATCCTTTGCCAACCCCGCTTATTACATTAACCGGGAACTTTCCTGGCTTGAGTTTAATGCCCGGGTCCTCGAGGAAGCAGCCGATCCAACCCAGCCACTTTTAGAGCGCCTACGCTTTCTTTGCATTTTTGGCACGAACCTTGATGAGTTTTTTGAGATCCGGGTAGCCGGCATCAAACAGCAAATTGAAAATGGAAACGAGGATGAGTCGCTGGATGGACTTACGCCGAGTCAGGTGTTTGAACGCATTCACGAGAAAGTCCGCAAGCTTGTCGACGAAGCTCATCGAATCTGGCTGGAAGAGATCGAGCCGCAACTCAAAAAGGAAGGAATCTGCATCAGCCGGGTAGACGAGCTGTCAAAAGAAGAAAAACTCTGGGCAGGTCGCTACTTTGAAGAAGAGGTTTTTCCTGTACTCACTCCCTTGGCCATCGATCCGAGTCATCCCTTTCCCCAGCTTTTGAACAAAAGTACGAACCTCATCGTATCCCTGCGAAGACCCTCCATTCCTCACCGCGCTTCCTACGCGATTGTGCAGATGCCACGTATGCTTCCCAGACTCGTCGCCATCCTGCGATCGGAGTCGGAGCCCTACCGCTTTATCTTTCTCCAGGACTTGATTGCTCACTTTCTGGGAAGCCTTTTTCCGGGCGATGAAGTTACTCGGGTGGACGGGTTCCGCATCACGCGTAATAGTGACCTCTACATTGATGATGAAGAAGCCGAAAACCTCTTACGAACAGTGGAAGAAGAGCTGCGAAAACGGAACCGTGGCAATGCAGTCCGTTTAGAAATCCAAGCTGATTGCCCAGTCAGCATTGAAAACATCCTTCTAGAAGCCCTGCGGCTCGCCCCGGTCGATGTATATCGACTCAAAGGGCCGCTTAACTTTCTCCACCTGGAACCTCTCGTCCACCACGAAGCCTTTAGCCACTTGCGAGATCGCCCATGGAACCCTGTCGTACCCAAAGCCGTCGCCTCCGCAACCGATCTTTTTGAACTTTTGCGGAAAAAAGATCTTCTCCTCCACCACCCATACGAGAGTTTCCGAGTGATCGTGGACTTTTTATGGAAAGCGGCCGAAGACCCACTGGTCCTCGGCATTAAGATGACGCTGTATCGAACCAGTGGGGATTCTCCCCTGGTACAAGCTCTCATTCGGGCAGCGGAACTCGGAAAACAGGTAACTGCGTTGGTGGAAATCAAAGCGCGCTTCGATGAGGCCAACAATATCCAATGGGCGCGCCGCATGGAAGAAGCTGGGATCCACGTGGTCTATGGTCTTTTGGGTCTTAAAACCCACTGCAAGATGCTGCAAATTATCCGGAAGGATCCTGATCGGATCCGGCTGTACGTCCACCTAGGGACAGGAAATTATCATCCGAGCACGGCCCGTATCTACGAAGACATAAGCTTGCTTACGACCCGTGAAGACCTAACCTCTGAGGTTGCCCGCCTTTTTAATACCCTTACAGGACTTACGCGATTCCACGGCATCGAAAAACTCCTCGTCGCACCCTTTAATATGGCAACCCGCTTTCGAGAACTCATTGCGCAAGAAGCCGAATGGGCCCGCCAAGGTAAACCCGCACGAATCATCGCCAAAATGAATAGTCTCTGCGATGAAACCCTTATTGTGCAGTTGTACGAAGCATCCTGTGCAGGAGTAAAAATCGACTTGATTGTACGGGGAATTTGCTGCCTGCGGCCGGGCATTCCTCATGTGAGCGAAAACATCCGTGTTGTGAGTATCGTGGGCCGTTTTCTCGAACACAGCCGGATTTTCTATTTCCTTCACGGAGGTAACCCTTTGGTCTATGCAGGAAGCGCCGATTGGATGCCCCGCAATCTCTACCGAAGGGTTGAAGTCGTGTTTCCTATCGAAGAGCCGGAGTTAAAGACTCGCATCGAGGAGGAAATTCTAGCGTCCTATCTTAAGGACTGTGGCAAAGCGAGAGAACTACGACCGGACGGCTCCTACCAGAGGCTCCATCCCCCACCGGGAGAAAAACCCTTTCAGGCACAACTCTACTTCCGGCAACTCGCCCGCGAGGAGCAAGCTCTGATCCAAAAGCAGGAAAACCCCGACCTTTCCATGGTACCACTTCGCAAAAGTCCCCTGGCCCAGCCACTCCTTAGCCAGGTATCGGAAATCAGTTCCTCCCCATCGCCCTTGGAAACTCCTCCCCAATCCTTTTAG
- the rpsD gene encoding 30S ribosomal protein S4 produces MGRYTGPRSKKSRRLGVAVFGPDKAFERRSYPPGVHGERGRRKQTDYGLALAEKQKLRLTYLVGERQFRRYFEMARKRRGVTGEALLGLLETRLDNVVYRLGLAITRFMARQMVVHGHIAVNGRKVTIPSHPLRPGDVVEVRNRPQSRKLALRNLELTQIARVPEWLSLDREALRGEVRRIPSREEIQSVANEQLVVELYSK; encoded by the coding sequence ATGGGAAGATATACGGGTCCACGCAGTAAAAAGTCTCGAAGATTGGGTGTCGCGGTTTTTGGGCCGGACAAAGCGTTTGAGCGTCGGAGTTACCCGCCGGGTGTGCACGGGGAGCGAGGTCGGCGCAAGCAAACCGATTACGGGTTGGCGCTGGCGGAGAAGCAGAAGCTTCGGCTGACCTATTTGGTGGGGGAACGGCAGTTTCGAAGGTACTTTGAGATGGCTCGGAAGCGCCGGGGGGTCACCGGAGAAGCTCTTTTGGGGCTTTTGGAAACTCGATTGGATAACGTGGTGTATCGTTTAGGATTAGCGATCACTCGTTTTATGGCTCGCCAGATGGTTGTTCATGGGCACATCGCGGTGAACGGGCGAAAAGTTACGATCCCGAGCCACCCCTTGCGGCCAGGGGATGTGGTCGAGGTGCGAAATCGGCCACAGTCGCGTAAGCTGGCTTTGCGCAATTTGGAATTGACGCAAATTGCTCGGGTCCCGGAGTGGCTCTCCCTGGATCGGGAGGCGCTTCGTGGCGAAGTTCGGCGAATCCCGTCTCGGGAGGAGATTCAATCCGTGGCCAACGAGCAGCTTGTGGTTGAGCTCTATTCCAAGTAG